The following nucleotide sequence is from Longimicrobiaceae bacterium.
TTCGTGTTCCACCTCTGTCATACGTTTCCGGACGCATCACACCTGCTACGGTTCCCGGCGGTGGTACGTTTGCCGCATCTCTCTTGCTCAGCGGGACTTGGCTCCAAAAAGGCGGCGAAAACCACCACTTCGGCGGGCGCCGCCGGACGAGAAACCAACACCTGGAGGAAGCCATGATCCACACCCGCAACGCACTCGCACTCTGTACTGCCGGCCTGCTCTCGATGGCCGCCGCCGGCTGCATGGGCGCCTCGATGGGCCCCGCCGACGTGAGCACCTCGGCGATGCTCAACGCGGCCGACCGCGGCGAGATCGAAGAGGGCCAGCTCGCCCTGCAGCAGGCCACCAGCCCCACGGTCCGGCAGTTCGCGCAGCAGATGGTCACGGAGCACACCAACGCCATGAACATGCGCCAGCAGATGATGCAGAACATGGGCATGACGCAGATGGCGATGGATGCCATGATGAGCGATCCCGCGGCGCGCGCCGTGACCGACAACCACATGGCCGCCATGCAGATGCTGCGCTCGGCGCAGCGCGGCATGAGCTTCGACCAGGCGTACATGCAGCGGCAGGTGGCGGTGCACGGCTACCTCATCCAGGCC
It contains:
- a CDS encoding DUF4142 domain-containing protein, which codes for MIHTRNALALCTAGLLSMAAAGCMGASMGPADVSTSAMLNAADRGEIEEGQLALQQATSPTVRQFAQQMVTEHTNAMNMRQQMMQNMGMTQMAMDAMMSDPAARAVTDNHMAAMQMLRSAQRGMSFDQAYMQRQVAVHGYLIQALDAMNGNSGMAMSGSGMSSSGMSGSSMGSSGMSGSSGTSDGMMSGSGTSGSSMDMSHMTMTDMRMSARATIASHLAMAQQIMGSMGNMGR